A segment of the Fibrobacter sp. UWEL genome:
GTAGAGTACGCCCGCGCTCGTGGCCTGGATATTCGCGGTATTATCGTGAACCGCTACGGCATGAGTGGCAACTTTCAGATGGAAGACGACAACATCCTCATGATGCAAGAGATGACAGGCCTTCCCATCTTGGCAAAAATTAAAGAAGGCGATACCGACCTCGGCACCGCCCCATTTTAACACCCGACGTCATCCTGAGCCCGCAGGGGCGAAGGATCTAGCATTTATTTCGTAATAATACCCGATGCCACAATGCCCTGGCCGGCGTACAGAACCAGAATCTGTCCCGGAGCAGAAGCAAACTGAGGTTCGTCAAAATGCACGCTGATCTTACCTGCGGACACATCCAATTCAGTAATGTGCGCGGTAGCGCCCTTGTGGCCTAAGCGAATGTGAGCTGTCAAGGGTTCCTTCAGCAGCGGGGAATCCTCGTCCACCATCAGGTTCAAATCCGTGGCAGAAACATCCACGCAGCTCATAACGCTACGGGGCCCAAGAATCACCTGGTTCTTCTTGACGTCAATACTTACAACAAAGTAAGGTTCTGGCAGACCGCCAATGTTCAGGCCCTTGCGCTGGCCGATGGTGTAATGAATAATGCCCTTGTGCTTACCCAGAACCTTGCCGTTCATGTCCACAAAGTCACCGGGAACGTTATCCGACTCATCAAAGAGAACCGTGTAGTCACCGCATTCCAAAAAATCCTGGCTTTCCTTCTTGGTGGCAAAATCCACCCAGCCGATTTCTGCAGCCAAGGCCTTCACATCGGTCTTTTTCATTCCGCCCAAAGGGAAGATCACCGTAGACAATTGTTCCGCACTCAGGCGAGAAAGGAAGTAGGTCTGGTCCTTGGAATCATCCAGAGCAGCGTAAAGGAAAGGCTTCTTGGGATCCGTAAATTCCACGCGGGC
Coding sequences within it:
- the mnmA gene encoding tRNA 2-thiouridine(34) synthase MnmA, which codes for MNMDSSKKRVAVGLSGGVDSALAAYLLKQQGYEVIGVTMATWDGSIKNMPHVEGREGCFGPGEDENIAQAKTVAERLGIPHYTVSVSEEYKRQVLDYFRAEYRAGRTPNPCVRCNQNIKFGALHSATRRMGVDFDYFATGHYARVEFTDPKKPFLYAALDDSKDQTYFLSRLSAEQLSTVIFPLGGMKKTDVKALAAEIGWVDFATKKESQDFLECGDYTVLFDESDNVPGDFVDMNGKVLGKHKGIIHYTIGQRKGLNIGGLPEPYFVVSIDVKKNQVILGPRSVMSCVDVSATDLNLMVDEDSPLLKEPLTAHIRLGHKGATAHITELDVSAGKISVHFDEPQFASAPGQILVLYAGQGIVASGIITK